The genomic segment CGTACCAGCGAAACCTTGGGAAATGAAAACATGGTAGTTTAGAAAGAAAAGACTTTCGGCTAGTTTGCGAAGAGTGAGAATAATACATACAAATACAGCACCACTCCAACGTTCTCCAAAGAAAATAACAATCACTTCAGGGGCAAGAAGTGCAATGCCACTTAAAATTGGCATCATAGCAACTGCATTGATTTTCATGGCACGAACTAATACATTTTGCAATCGGATCGGATGATTTTTAATAAGAGAAAAAGCTGGAAACGCCACCTGATTTAATGGCGCTTTAACAAACGATTCTATTGTTTCGCTAAATTTAAGACCAAGCGCATACAAACCTAAACCGGCTGGCCCCAATGCAATCCCAATAAGAAACTGATCAAGCCTCCTTTTGGCAAAATTGATAATGCTGTTTAAAAGAATTTTCAGACTGAATGTGGTCAGCGATTTACATTCTTTTACAATAAATACTGCAGATGGCCGCCATGTGGTCCTTAACCAAATTGTCAAACTGTTAACAATTGCAAATGTTACAGATTGTACTGCAAGTGCCCATACTTCATACCCTAATATCGCAAGGGGAATGGAAACAAGGGCTGAAGCAGCAGTGCCTGAAAATGTCTGAATAGTTATTGATCTGAAATCAAAACTTTTTGATTGTATTGCTACTGGAACTACATTTGAAGCACTCATTATCACAACAACAGACAAAACCCGAAGAATAGGTGTAAGTCCAGGTTCCCCCATAAACCGCGCAATTTGTGGGGCGAAAAGCAAATTAATCAATACAAGAAGACTTGCTGTGGCCATGTTGAGATAAAATGCAGTGCTTAGAAGTGCTGAATTTAATCCACTGCGCTGAATTAAAGCTAAACCAACTCCTTGTCTTGACAATAACTCCATAAAAGAAATACACATAATGGCAATTGCGGCAAGGCCAAGGGATGCTGGTTCAACATGTCTGGCGAGAATCGTAAAGACGGCAAAACCTATAAGCCGCCGACCCCACAATCCTATCGCGGACCAAATTGTACCTCTTAGTATTGTCGTAGAATTAGTCATTGATTTTAGCGTATGGTCTTGATTATTTCACCTATTAATATGGACATTAAATGTATCTGTTTATCCAAATGTGTTTTATTGACAGGTTCCGCATTTGAATACGGAGCTGCATCTGTTTGAAATGAGTAGGTTATATGATGAGTATTTGAACTGCACCCTTGAATTCCGTATTTGCAAGAAAACTCATCAGTTCATATAATGCAGCAAATGAGTCATAAAAATGGCATATAAGGGAGTGATGGGAGTTATATAATGCTATTGAACTAAGAATATTTGTACCTGAATTTGGGCGGTGAGGCTTTTTTAAATTTACAGAAATAAAAATACACTACCTAAGATATGGATAAAATTAAGTTACACAAGTAATTTACGGTTAAATGATTCAATACATTCTTGTAATTGTTCTATACGGTTATTGCGCAAAATTGATGCACTACATCTGAATAAGGTAGAATGAGCAATTTCACGAATAACTTTAGAAGCTTCTTTTTCCTTTAACCAAACATACGGACGTTTTACAATTCTGTTTAAACTGGTTTTTCCATTATAGGGCATATAGTGAAAAACTGCTGGCTCCGTTTCTAAATCAAACTGTCCTCCCCAGTCAGCCCATTTGAAATTCGCAACTTGTTGACCTTCTGTTTTTATTGAGTACATAGCGAT from the Chitinispirillum alkaliphilum genome contains:
- a CDS encoding putative polysaccharide transport protein, with the protein product MTNSTTILRGTIWSAIGLWGRRLIGFAVFTILARHVEPASLGLAAIAIMCISFMELLSRQGVGLALIQRSGLNSALLSTAFYLNMATASLLVLINLLFAPQIARFMGEPGLTPILRVLSVVVIMSASNVVPVAIQSKSFDFRSITIQTFSGTAASALVSIPLAILGYEVWALAVQSVTFAIVNSLTIWLRTTWRPSAVFIVKECKSLTTFSLKILLNSIINFAKRRLDQFLIGIALGPAGLGLYALGLKFSETIESFVKAPLNQVAFPAFSLIKNHPIRLQNVLVRAMKINAVAMMPILSGIALLAPEVIVIFFGERWSGAVFVCIILTLRKLAESLFFLNYHVFISQGFAGTLNTLQILHMVGIAISTTIGKQWGIEGVAIGGLLVTMIFNVISVICLSVRTHISIWPLLDSLKNPFFASIAMGTSIQITRMLFISGDLNPVFSVAVLIPLGVITYIFSLQLLSPQLLKDTLELIQSVRQKKVYSKGPEKPTLLKS